A genome region from Flavobacterium sp. CFS9 includes the following:
- a CDS encoding type IX secretion system membrane protein PorP/SprF, translating to MKTKLLSFVMVFTAIVSYAQQDAQFTQYMYNTININPAYAGSRGALSIFGLYRTQWIGLDGAPKTSTFSVNTPINNSNLGIGFSLVNDKIGPTNENTFSADLSYTVQTSADFKLSFGIKGSANFFNLDVNKLNPESQGDPKFQDLNNKFSPNVGAGVYWHSDKAYLGLSIPNFIETNRYDDNDYAIYKDKINYYLIAGYVFDLDRLQYIKFKPAVLTKMVSGAPLQVDVSANFMFMEKLVLGVAYRWSASLSAMAGFQVSDGLYIGYGYDRETTKLNNYNSGSHEIFLRYEFFRKNSKMTTPRFF from the coding sequence ATGAAAACAAAATTACTTTCTTTCGTAATGGTATTTACAGCTATAGTTAGCTATGCACAACAAGATGCGCAGTTTACACAATACATGTACAACACCATAAATATCAATCCGGCATATGCAGGTTCCCGTGGAGCATTGAGTATTTTCGGATTATATCGCACTCAATGGATTGGTCTTGACGGAGCGCCAAAAACCAGTACTTTTTCCGTAAATACCCCCATAAATAATAGCAATTTGGGAATCGGGTTTTCACTGGTTAATGATAAAATAGGACCTACAAACGAAAATACTTTTTCGGCCGATCTTTCTTATACTGTGCAAACATCTGCAGATTTTAAACTTTCATTTGGAATTAAAGGTTCAGCCAATTTTTTTAATCTTGATGTGAATAAACTAAATCCGGAAAGTCAGGGAGATCCAAAATTTCAGGATTTGAACAATAAATTCTCTCCAAATGTAGGAGCCGGAGTTTATTGGCACTCTGATAAAGCCTATCTTGGTTTGTCGATACCTAATTTTATCGAAACCAATCGCTATGATGATAATGATTATGCTATTTACAAAGATAAAATCAATTATTATTTAATAGCCGGATATGTGTTTGATCTTGACAGACTTCAATACATTAAATTCAAACCTGCTGTCCTGACCAAAATGGTTTCAGGTGCACCACTTCAGGTAGACGTTTCTGCCAACTTTATGTTTATGGAGAAACTTGTACTTGGTGTCGCCTACAGATGGAGTGCTTCTTTAAGTGCTATGGCTGGCTTTCAGGTTAGTGATGGTCTATACATTGGATATGGATACGATCGTGAAACCACTAAGCTAAACAATTACAATTCAGGTTCACACGAAATCTTCCTACGCTATGAATTCTTCCGAAAAAATAGTAAAATGACAACTCCTCGTTTCTTCTAA
- a CDS encoding tetratricopeptide repeat protein produces the protein MKKHILICITIGSLLLSNGFAQKSKIVSADKKYDSYAHIDAIKTYQKVAEKGYKSEDIFKKLANSFYFNSEFEKGAKWYGELFSMNIEAEPEYYYRYAQCLKATGDTAKAKQILDLFKLKLKNESKVKLSESTPNSTKDGKPFISKETIK, from the coding sequence ATGAAAAAACATATCCTCATTTGCATCACAATAGGAAGTCTTTTATTGTCTAATGGCTTCGCACAGAAAAGCAAAATTGTTTCTGCTGACAAAAAATATGATAGTTATGCTCACATCGATGCAATTAAAACATACCAAAAAGTTGCAGAAAAGGGCTATAAATCAGAAGATATCTTTAAGAAGTTAGCAAACTCCTTTTATTTCAATTCTGAATTCGAAAAAGGAGCGAAATGGTATGGTGAACTGTTTTCTATGAATATTGAAGCAGAGCCTGAATATTACTATCGATATGCACAATGTCTCAAAGCTACCGGAGACACAGCCAAAGCCAAACAAATACTTGATCTCTTCAAACTAAAACTAAAGAACGAAAGTAAAGTCAAACTCTCTGAGTCAACTCCTAATTCTACAAAAGATGGAAAACCATTTATTTCAAAGGAAACCATTAAATAA
- a CDS encoding OmpA family protein: protein MKKHLHICITIVTAFLSNGFAQQGKIVSADKKYDNYAYIDAIKTYQRVAEKGYKSEDLFKKLGNSFYFNSEFEKAGKWYGELFAMNTEIEPEYYYRYAQCLKAAGDTAKANQMLDLFNQKSKNDKRAKLYEANKNYLEKIKANSGRYTIENAALNSKYSDYGTAIYENKIIFASARDTGNFNQRIHKWTGEHFTNLYQADIDEKFNPGAAKKFKSKINTKFHESTPIFTKDGKTVYFTRNNYINGKKGKDENKITLVKIYKATFENNQWSNITELPFDSNNYSTAHPALSPDEKTLYFASDMPGSMGQSDLYKSTINANGQFGTPENLGPGINTEGKESFPYVTDQNEIYFASDGHPGLGGLDVFVGKLDQNGVTNIQNVGADINSPKDDFAYIIDTKTRRGFFSSNKDGGKGSDDIYQFLERIPLICVQELYGTITDLTTGEVLPNTKLSLYSDNLKIIATTYSDSNGNYTFPVECGTMYFVRAEKEKYYTKEENITIPKENGKTELSIALEKSDCVVTIGDDLGKCFGIKMIYFDLDKSNIRTEAALDLEKILDVLNQYPKMKLDIRSHTDSRATYKYNEALSDRRAKSTIQWLIKNGITPDRLTGKGYGETQLVNKCSDGVPCTEEEHQMNRRSEFIITAL from the coding sequence ATGAAAAAACATCTCCACATTTGCATCACAATAGTAACTGCTTTTTTATCTAATGGTTTTGCACAACAAGGTAAAATTGTTTCAGCTGACAAAAAATATGATAATTATGCTTACATCGATGCTATTAAAACGTACCAAAGAGTAGCCGAAAAAGGCTATAAATCAGAAGATCTCTTCAAGAAGTTAGGAAATTCCTTTTACTTCAATTCTGAATTCGAAAAAGCAGGTAAATGGTATGGCGAATTGTTCGCCATGAATACCGAAATAGAACCTGAATATTACTATCGATATGCACAATGTCTCAAAGCTGCCGGAGATACTGCTAAAGCCAATCAGATGCTTGATCTCTTTAATCAAAAATCAAAAAATGACAAAAGGGCCAAACTCTACGAAGCAAATAAAAATTATCTGGAAAAAATAAAAGCCAATTCCGGACGCTATACAATCGAAAATGCGGCATTAAACAGCAAGTACTCTGATTACGGAACGGCAATCTACGAGAATAAAATTATATTCGCTTCAGCCAGAGATACCGGTAATTTTAATCAGCGAATCCACAAATGGACAGGAGAGCATTTTACTAATTTATATCAAGCCGATATTGATGAAAAATTTAATCCCGGTGCTGCAAAAAAATTTAAGTCTAAAATAAACACTAAATTTCATGAATCTACCCCCATTTTTACCAAAGATGGAAAAACCGTTTACTTTACCAGAAACAATTACATCAATGGAAAAAAAGGAAAAGATGAAAATAAAATTACTCTAGTAAAAATATACAAAGCCACATTTGAGAATAATCAGTGGAGCAATATAACAGAATTGCCTTTTGACAGTAATAATTACAGTACAGCGCATCCTGCCTTGAGTCCCGATGAAAAAACACTCTACTTTGCTTCAGACATGCCCGGATCAATGGGACAATCTGACCTGTATAAATCTACTATTAATGCCAACGGACAATTTGGAACTCCTGAAAATCTGGGTCCCGGTATAAACACCGAAGGTAAAGAAAGTTTTCCTTATGTAACGGATCAAAATGAAATTTACTTTGCCTCTGATGGTCACCCCGGACTTGGTGGGCTCGATGTTTTTGTCGGGAAATTAGATCAGAACGGAGTAACAAATATTCAAAATGTGGGTGCCGACATCAATTCTCCGAAAGATGATTTTGCTTACATAATCGATACCAAAACCAGAAGAGGCTTTTTTTCTTCCAATAAAGATGGCGGAAAAGGTTCAGACGATATTTATCAATTCTTAGAAAGAATACCCCTGATTTGCGTTCAGGAACTATACGGAACTATAACAGATCTCACTACTGGCGAAGTATTACCAAATACCAAGCTCAGTTTATACTCCGATAATCTTAAAATTATCGCAACAACCTACTCTGATTCTAATGGAAATTATACTTTTCCAGTCGAATGCGGTACAATGTACTTTGTCAGAGCCGAAAAAGAAAAATATTACACCAAAGAAGAAAATATTACGATTCCAAAAGAAAACGGAAAAACAGAATTATCAATAGCTTTAGAGAAATCGGATTGCGTTGTGACCATTGGAGATGATTTAGGAAAATGTTTCGGTATCAAAATGATTTATTTCGATTTAGATAAATCAAATATTCGCACTGAAGCAGCTCTGGACCTGGAAAAAATACTTGATGTATTGAACCAATATCCAAAAATGAAACTAGATATTCGTTCTCATACCGATAGCCGTGCAACATATAAATACAATGAAGCTTTATCAGACAGAAGAGCGAAATCTACCATACAATGGTTAATTAAAAATGGCATAACACCAGACCGATTAACGGGTAAAGGATATGGAGAAACCCAACTTGTAAACAAATGCTCAGATGGAGTACCTTGCACTGAAGAAGAACATCAAATGAACAGACGCAGC